A portion of the Oncorhynchus masou masou isolate Uvic2021 chromosome 11, UVic_Omas_1.1, whole genome shotgun sequence genome contains these proteins:
- the zzef1 gene encoding zinc finger ZZ-type and EF-hand domain-containing protein 1 isoform X6 produces MGNAESGCGGGSGDEEDVEAESPGFAEGSPASAATGVGVANSGGSGSGRSGRGSNNPPVPGCGPPTPGVLLEQVKLREAAARISDSGVAIPESVLAGNEGVLVRWLEDRLSRGEESVNVEQFCEMLESRDAPRDECEEAFGQFDAEGDGVVDVENMLMALKNSNGANLQGELSHVIRQLQACTLTPGFVDIFSKSKDRLGAHASKILKFLHRNRIPSSAIPFPVLEGYNSICTMRSTVVQDFLEFLLQKEKDLDIQYRAELNRDPEVDKVKVVTQCYNFIEASSNAADIHKMTNGETVTFWQSDGSARSHWIRLKMKPDVVLRRLAIAVASNDHSYMPQLVSVAVGKNRRSLQEIKDVRIPSNVTGYVALLENANITHPYIQINIKRCLSDGCDTRIHGLKTLGYQITKSKEVSVSDASAIWYLSLLTSLVTASMETNPVLAQTVLQSTQKALKHMPPLSLTPSSTEFPKFFSMNILEEVDGFLLRIADCCVTPDAELTLLAFALARGSVAKILQSLSGISEHLEAEYRASSLISSMASVRLRLLYRNGKTLQLHLQACDVKGKEEKSGPENMLTESAATGDGFLTESGKKRASVILSTEDQSNFQVTQMKVKVRKGAIGAKCGLVFAYSEGDTFDAEKHFKRFKKYDSWNYKDYKEFVQDNLRIPLQAEDEPIGWFELEDDWNDVEIKLQTCRIAKFLMVKFLCARQDSAERLGVQSLSFSGYLCPGAERLDDLDDLSPQGDGSEGDMVTGLTLLKKTLFFIQQLTRDMDVSLFKQKFLLDFSGLNLILFWSFYNKLREIEGEEVMKSRVLVLQLLQNCFAVLPSPSSLEFRGLEESRGTEDGAVTSASASASPSTSSSSEPDSARAVWELYTHLCQIVDGLEAEGTVGKALRKEAVKAVLNGAAIFFPDKQSRRDKLFHMMKNITEEDQPESVKLTFESLCNYFSDQDPSGLLLLPPKGAPSDFDISPILSVMETLLLVATRECEVMMVDVSGGASRKVLLSLFWALQGSLLSWCYLQLKGGAAAAPTAADLARDILLKYVDQFLGSTKTVLGDLLQRYSGAEITDRLNGSILAMATRQMMIFLLELCFLDIPHCILLTSFSSLVVLLKNLSSETADIFSKVDLESCQQSQQPVVLRTWNMESPHNYENSRHETTIFACPGATSFEVEFDERSETEKRYDYLEFTDARGGKVRYDMKVGTEKWPKKVTFEAGPQLQFLFHSDSSNNEWGYKFTVTAHGLPDITVSWMSDLQLLVARLMGRLASRTMALKSPHEIRSVKELPAGKMAHVLSSPLWKPVFRHGLIESPHVHTDEVKTCQPGCSDCFMRFCDDFGHWNPTEEALDSRTQLMKSLMLACKKQPIRNEIVAGWKADMAVNAIFAAMIYHTPALNQALRIYASQGGQASLSEDFVQVFSLAESIKTWMLEMKQRYLVGKMNVSEEEKEDGNCEVTMDGLAEMVLGKANLLLRFPPSGASSRLDTDFSRVAEGSAVLLRSISISEGDFQPSTSLGTQSSQAAGSEVGGCEARSGAVGPVPGPGCPHSFRVQPQDSTASDPGPGPSSQGLLGSTESLSYQPGAAEPASTFPRKAPSFSRGRLRLLSLRSVEEPRSAPSIKERYPLLKHIINFMKDQTLTTVSIRQTLSLNKAQAQSVCKVLETVQQCLLSLGKPHLFQAPCILFLQELLACQKDFTSYFSQLSGSGQELREKVRRSYHRLVLMLVEAVQGFSSLNEKVLLPALSCVQTCLLHLLDMSWEVQDLPLFLQIKLPDLLLTMSQENISVHDIAISQWTEEDEIADYKKNRDWMDECVDGMFEKWYDKIDEEGSMEDRRKMHMFIARYCDLLNVVISCDGCERMAPWHRYRCLQCMDMDLCKTCFLSGAKPEGHEDDHEMVNMEYACDHCQGLIVGSRINCNVCEDFDLCFGCYNAKKYPDSHLPTHRITVCPMVTIRISDRHRLIQPYIHNYSWLLFAALALYTSDLSSERQQEGEPLGPDTLTQASALQTRCSQLITECLLKGQTGKGLRSSALLSLLASNESESELCPESPSQELSINTTTEDTSSLPGSTTAICSPLPSRDKRKAQGKEKEKEKEVQSPPAALEVCSTSEGEGGQEKGKKKLVKQDTLDSSSLSQTPSLSSEGTLSPVIRAPESVSETITSPTPEDIEEMREMMKERDEKMEKMAKVPIQEHVFAECSRERILGLLAAMLPPAKPGSTLALSSLSPILPQLFRVVISNAGCLNETYHLTLGLLGQLLLRIPPLEADVAVREALADKYELLTPGEGAASGADTQGWKTTQLLFSLGAVCLDSRIGLDWACSVADILRSLNACPQWSVVIAAFTDHCVRQLPQTLKRTNLFTLLVLVGFPEVLCMGTQSVFIDNANEQHHMILLKHFTEKNHAAVVDVKTRKRKTVKDYQLIQPQDSSATGSHSPGSQVQGIGQGQGPPQAQLTRYLSNFTSIISHLLQSSQDSSTPDAVEASWVVSLALKGLYNTLKKHGVAEAQEAIQQSGLTQLLVRKCSKGTGFSKLWLLRDLEILSIMLYSSKREIHSMAQGQDGEREEKEQDKEHDSDHSSCCADDPDPNRPDPLEGLDEETKICFQITHDALNAPLHILRAMYELQMKRTDSFFLEVQKRFDGDVIKTDETIRTLAQKWQPTKRPRSEERSTKAVDTDMIVVPCVSKPSHCEKATEETTVVTQKLITNTETDLQLSYAKQRRTKSSALLHKELDARSNRSVRQYLVKVNQAIATLYARHVLASLLADWPQGAPLSEEALELSGASHMAYILDMLMQLEERPLWERILQKVLVGCSQSMLGSLSLTACQFMEEPGMAVQVRESKHPYDNNTNFEDKVHIPGAIYLSVKFDSRCYTEEGCDELIMGSSSDFLQDLHNFSGSPQKWTDFEIPGDTLHYRFISDMSNTEWGYKFTVTGGHRGRFQTGFEILKQMLADDQVLSHLPLADIWEWQVGVACRQTGNQRLKAIHLLLRLLQCQSQRGCELTLLRPLWQLFMTMESGLSQDPTSITVLLPLHRALTELFFIAEARAMEEGILQEYLLALTTNEQLLARTALALKNIAAISLAINYPNKSTKLLNTSP; encoded by the exons ATGGGAAACGCAGAGAGCGGCTGCGGAGGTGGTAGTGGGGACGAGGAGGATGTCGAAGCCGAGAGCCCCGGGTTCGCGGAAGGCAGTCCGGCCTCTGCGGCCACGGGCGTCGGCGTTGCTAACAGTGGAGGCTCTGGTTCTGGAAGGAGTGGAAGGGGATCGAATAACCCTCCAGTGCCGGGCTGCGGACCACCTACCCCAGGGGTGCTTTTAGAGCAAGTCAAACTGAGGGAGGCGGCGGCCCGCATAAGCGACTCGGGGGTCGCCATTCCTGAGTCGGTCCTGGCCGGGAATGAGGGCGTCCTGGTGCGGTGGCTCGAGGACCGGTTGAGCCGGGGAGAGGAGTCTGTAAATGTGGAACAATTTTGCGAGATGCTCGAGAGCCGAGACGCTCCGCGAGATGAGTGCGAAGAG GCCTTTGGTCAGTTTGACGCAGAGGGAGATGGAGTGGTGGACGTTGAGAACATGCTGATGGCTCTGAAGAACTCCAATGGGGCCAATCTACAGGGAGAGCTGAGTCACGTGATCCGACAACTCCAGGCATGCACCCTAACCCCAG GATTCGTTGACATATTCTCCAAGTCCAAAGACAGGTTGGGAGCGCACGCCTCAAAGATCCTGAAGTTCCTCCACAGGAACCGTATTCCCAGTAGTGCCATCCCTTTCCCTGTTCTAGAGGGATACAACAGCATTTGTACCATGAGGTCTACCGTGGTGCAGGACTTCCTAGAGTTCCTCCTTCAGAAGGAGAAAG acTTAGACATCCAGTACAGGGCAGAGTTGAACCGGGACCCAGAGGTGGATAAAGTGAAGGTGGTCACACAGTGCTACAACTTCATAGAAGCTTCGTCCAATGCCGCGGACATCCACAAGATGACCAACGGCGAGACCGTGACCTTCTGGCAGTCAGACGGCAGCGCCCGCTCACACTGGATAAG GTTGAAGATGAAGCCGGACGTGGTGCTGCGTCGCCTGGCCATCGCAGTGGCATCCAACGACCACAGCTACATGCCCCAGCTGGTGTCGGTGGCCGTGGGCAAGAACCGGCGATCGCTGCAGGAGATCAAGGATGTGCGCATCCCCTCCAACGTCACAGGTTACGTGGCCCTGCTGGAGAACGCCAACATTACTCACCCCT ACATCCAGATCAACATCAAGCGGTGCCTGAGTGATGGTTGTGACACGCGGATCCACGGGCTGAAGACCCTAGGCTACCAGATCACCAAGAGTAAAGAGGTGTCTGTGTCTGATGCCTCGGCTATCTGGTACCTGTCACTGCTCACCTCCCTGGTCACAGCCTCAATGGAGACCAACCCTGTCCTGGCACAGACTGTCCTACAGAGCACACA AAAAGCCTTAAAGCACATGCCACCACTGTCCTTAACGCCGTCGTCCACCGAGTTCCCCAAGTTCTTCTCCATGAACATCCTCGAGGAGGTGGACGGGTTCCTGCTCAGAATAGCAGA TTGCTGTGTGACCCCTGATGCAGAACTGACCCTGTTGGCCTTTGCCCTGGCCCGGGGCAGTGTGGCTAAGATCCTCCAATCCCTGTCTGGTATCAGTGAGCACCTGGAGGCAGAGTACAGAGCCTcgtccctcatctcctccatggCCTCAGTCAGACTGCGCCTGCTCTATCGCAACG GGAAGACCCTTCAGTTGCACCTGCAGGCCTGTGATGTGAAGGGCAAAGAGGAGAAGTCGGGACCAGAGAACATGCTGACTGAATCCGCCGCCACTGGAGACG GGTTTCTTACAGAAAGTGGTAAGAAGAGAGCTAGCGTGATCTTGTCTACAGAAGACCAGAGCAACTTCCAGGTCACTCAGATGAAGGttaaa GTCCGTAAAGGTGCCATTGGAGCGAAGTGTGGCCTGGTGTTTGCCTACAGTGAAGGAGACACCTTTGATGCAGAAAAACACTTCAAGAGGTTTAAGAAGTATGACTCCTGGAACTACAAGGACTACAAGGAGTTTGTGCAAGACAA TCTGAGGATTCCACTGCAGGCGGAGGATGAGCCCATTGGCTGGTTTGAGCTGGAGGATGACTGGAACGATGTGGAGATCAAACTGCAGACTTGTCGCATTGCAAAG tTCCTGATGGTGAAGTTCCTGTGTGCGCGGCAGGACAGTGCAGAGCGTCTGGGCGTCCAGTCTCTGTCCTTCAGTGGGTACCTGTGTCCCGGGGCCGAGAGGCTGGATGATCTGGACGACCTGAGCCCACAAGGAGATGGCTCAGAGGGGGACATGGTCACTGGACTCACCCTGCTCAAGAAGACCCTCTTCTTCATCCAGCAGCTCACACGAGACATG GATGTGTCCCTGTTCAAGCAGAAGTTTCTACTGGATTTCAGTGGCCTCAACCTCATCCTGTTCTGGAGCTTCTATAACAAACTACGGGAGAT tgagggagaggaggtgatgAAAAGCAGAGTGCTGGTGCTCCAGCTGCTCCAGAACTGTTTCGCCGTGCTGCCCAGCCCCAGCTCGCTGGAATTCAGGGGcctggaggagagcagggggACTGAGGATGGAGCAGTAACCTCAGCATCAGCCTCCGCATCCCCGTCCACATCCAGCAGTAGcgagccagactctgccagggcAGTGTGGGAGCTCTACACCCACCTCTGTCAAA TTGTAGATGGTCTGGAGGCTGAGGGGACGGTGGGCAAAGCCCTGAGGAAGGAGGCAGTGAAAGCCGTTCTGAACGGAGCGGCCATCTTCTTCCCAGACAAACAAAGCAGAAGAGACAAACTCTTCCACATGATG AAAAACATCACAGAGGAGGATCAGCCAGAGTCTGTGAAGTTGACGTTTGAATCGCTTTGTAATTACTTCAG TGACCAGGATCCCAGTGGCCTTCTCCTGCTCCCTCCTAAAGGAGCTCCTTCAGACTTTGACATCAGCCCTATCCTCAGTGTCATGGAGACCTTGCTACTGGTGGCCACTCGGGAA tgtgagGTGATGATGGTGGATGTGAGTGGCGGGGCCAGCAGGAAGGTGCTACTGTCTCTGTTCTGGGCTCTGCAGGGCAGCCTGCTCTCCTGGTGTTACCTGCAACTCAAAGGAGGGGCTGCTGCAGCCCCCACCGCTGCAGACCTGGCCAGAGATATTCTCCTCAAAT atGTGGATCAGTTCCTGGGCAGCACTAAGACCGTGCTGGGAGACCTGCTGCAGAGATACAGTGGAGCTGAAATCACTGACAGACTCAATGGATCCATCCTGGCCATGGCCACCAGACAGATG ATGATCTTCTTGTTGGAGCTGTGTTTCCTGGACATCCCTCACTGTATTCTGCTCACCAGTTTCTCCTCTCTGGTTGTGCTGCTGAAAAACCTCTCCAGTGAAACGGCAGACATCTTCTCTAAG GTGGACCTGGAGAGCTGCCAGCAGTCCCAGCAGCCGGTGGTCCTGAGGACCTGGAACATGGAGTCTCCTCATAACTACGAGAACAGCAGGCACGAGACCACGATCTTCGCCTGCCCCGGGGCCACTTCCTTCGAGGTGGAGTTTGACGAACGcagtgagacagagaagag ATACGACTACCTAGAGTTCACAGACGCCAGAGGAGGGAAGGTCCGCTACGACATGAAGGTCGGGACTGAGAAATGGCCAAAG AAGGTGACGTTTGAGGCTGGACCCCAGCTGCAGTTCCTGTTCCACTCAGACAGCAGCAACAACGAGTGGGGCTATAAGTTCACAGTGACGGCCCACGGCCTGCCTGATATCACCGTGTCCTGGATGTCAGACCTACAGCTCCTGGTGGCCCGACTCATGGGCCGCCTGGCCTCCAGAACCATGGCCCTCAAATCACCCCacg AGATCCGCAGTGTGAAGGAGCTTCCTGCTGGGAAGATGGCCCacgtcctgtcctctcctctgtggaAGCCTGTCTTCAGACACGGACTCATTGAATCTCCCCACGTCCACACAGATGAG GTGAAGACATGCCAGCCAGGTTGTTCTGATTGTTTCATGAGATTCTGTGACGACTTTGGTCACTGGAACCCGACAGAGGAGGCACTAGACAGCAGGACTCAGTTGATGAAAAGCCTCATGCTGGCCTGCAAGAAGCAGCCAATTAGGAACGAGATAGTTGCGGGGTGGAAGGCTGACATGGCGGTGAATGCCATCTTTGCAGCCATGATTTACCACACGCCAGCCCTCAACCAAGCTCTCAGGATCTATG CCAGCCAGGGTGGTCAGGCGAGTCTGAGTGAAGACTTTGTGCAGGTCTTCTCACTGGCTGAGAGCATCAAAACATGGATG TTGGAGATGAAGCAGCGGTATCTGGTGGGCAAAATGAATGtctctgaggaggagaaggaggatggcaaCTGTGAAGTAACCATGGATGGTCTCG CTGAGATGGTCCTTGGGAAGGCCAATCTTTTGTTGAGATTCCCCCCCAGTGGTGCTTCTTCTCGCTTGGACACCGACTTCTCCAGGGTAGCAGAGGGCAGCGCTGTCCTCCTCCGCTCCATCTCCATATCAGAGGGGGACTTCCAGCCGAGTACCTCGTTGGGAACCCAGTCCTCCCAGGCAGCAGGCTCTGAGGTGGGGGGCTGTGAGGCAAGGTCTGGAGCTGTGGGCCCAGTGCCTGGACCAGGCTGCCCTCATTCTTTCAGGGTCCAGCCCCAAGATTCAACAGCTTCTGACCCAGGGCCGGGCCCATCCAGCCAGGGCCTCCTGGGATCCACAGAGAGCCTGTCTTACCAGCCAGGGGCAGCAGAGCCTGCCTCCACCTTCCCCCGGAAGGCTCCCTCCTTCAGCCGGGGCCGCCTCCGCCTCCTCTCCTTGCGCTCCGTGGAAGAGCCTCGCTCTGCCCCCTCTATCAAGGAACGCTACCCTCTCCTCAAACACATCATCAACTTCATGAAGGACCAGACACTGACTACTGTCAG TATCCGGCAGACGCTGTCCTTGAACAAGGCCCAGGCTCAGAGTGTGTGTAAGGTACTGGAGACGGTACAGCAGTGTTTACTGTCCCTGGGGAAACCACACCTCTTCCAGGCCCCCTGCATTCTGTTCCTACAGGAACTGCTGGCCTGCCAGAAAGACTTCACCAG TTATTTCTCCCAGTTGTCTGGAAGTGGGCAGGAgctgagagagaaggtgaggaggtcCTACCATCGACTAGTCCTCATGCTGGTGGAGGCAGTACAAGGCTTCAGCAGTCTCAACGAGAA GGTCCTGCTGCCTGCCCTTTCCTGTGTTCAGACATGCTTGCTGCATCTCCTGGACATGAGCTGGGAGGTGCAGgacctccccctgttcctccagATCAAACTACCTGacctcctcctcaccatgtccCAGGAGAACATCAGCGTGCACGACATTGCCATCAG TCAGTGGACGGAGGAGGATGAGATAGCAGACTACAAGAAGAACCGGGACTGGATGGACGAGTGTGTGGATGGGATGTTTGAGAAGTGGTATGACAAGATTGACGAGGAGGGTTCCATGGAGGACAGGAGAAAG ATGCACATGTTCATAGCTCGTTATTGCGACCTGCTCAACGTGGTGATCTCCTGTGATGGCTGTGAGAGGATGGCCCCCTGGCACCGGTACCGCTGTCTGCAGTGTATGGACATGGACCTGTGCAAGACCTGCTTCCtca GTGGTGCCAAACCTGAGGGTCACGAGGACGACCATGAGATGGTGAACATGGAGTATGCATGTGACCACTGCCAGGGCCTCATTGTGGGCAGCAGGATCAACTGTAATGTCTGTGAAGACTTTGACCTCTGCTTCGGCTGCTACAATGCCAAGAAATACCCCGACAG TCACCTCCCGACCCATCGGATCACCGTCTGTCCCATGGTGACCATCAGGATCAGTGACCGCCACCGTCTCATACAGCCCTACATCCACAACTACTCCTGGCTGCTGTTTGCTGCCTTGGCCCTGTACAC CTCAGACCTGAGCAGCGAGAGACAGCAGGAGGGGGAGCCTCTGGGGCCAGACACCCTGACCCAGGCCTCCGCCCTGCAGACACGCTGCTCACAGCTCATTACCGAGTGCCTGCTCAAGGGACAGACTGGCAAAG gtCTGCGGTCCTCTGCCCTGCTGTCCCTGCTGGCCTCTAATGAGTCAGAGAGTGAGCTGTGTCCTGAGTCACCCTCCCAGGAGCTCAGCATCAACACCACCACAGAAGACACATCTTCTCTGCCTGGCTCCACCACTGCTATCTGCTCACCACTGCCCTCTAGGGACAAG agaaaagcccaggggaaggagaaggagaaggagaaggaggtgcAGTCTCCCCCTGCTGCCCTGGAGGTGTGCTCCAcgtcagagggagaaggaggacaggagaaggggAAGAAGAAGCTGGTGAAACAGGACACCCTAGACTCGTCCAGCCTCAGCCAGACCCCATCTCTGTCCAGCGAGGGAACACTCTCTCCCGTGATCAGAG CTCCAGAGTCGGTCTCCGAGACCATCACCTCTCCAACGCCTGAGGACatagaagagatgagagagatgatgaaggagagggatgagaagatGGAGAAGATGGCCAAGGTGCCCATCCAGGAGCATGTGTTTGCAGAGTGCTCCAGAGAGAGGATCCTGGGGCTGTTAGCTGCCATGCTGCCTCCAGCCAAACCG ggcTCCACCCTTGCTCTGTCCAGCCTGAGCCCCATCCTGCCCCAGCTCTTCAGGGTGGTCATCTCCAATGCCGGGTGTCTGAACGAGACCTACCACCTGACCCTTGGTCTCCTGGGGCAGCTGCTGCTGAGGATACCACCCCTGGAGGCGGACGTGGCCGTCAGAGAGGCCCTCGCCGATAAGTACGAGCTGCTCACCCCTGGAGAGGGGGCTGCCTCCGGGGCTGACACACAGGGCTGGAAGACCACCCAGCTACTTTTCAGCCTGGGGGCTGTCTGTCTGGACAG TCGTATAGGTCTGGACTGGGCGTGTTCGGTGGCTGATATCCTGCGGAGCCTGAACGCCTGTCCCCAGTGGAGTGTTGTCATAGCAGCCTTCACTGACCACTGTGTCCGGCAACTACCACAAACGCTCAAACGCACCAACCTCTTCACCCTGCTGGTGCTGGTCGGCTTCCCTGAG GTGCTGTGTATGGGCACCCAGTCAGTGTTCATAGACAATGCCAACGAGCAGCATCATATGATCCTACTCAAGCACTTCACCGAGAAGAACCACGCTGCTGTGGTGGATGTCAAGACCCGCAAGAGAAAGACAG TTAAGGACTACCAGCTGATCCAGCCGCAGGATTCCAGTGCTACAGGCTCCCACAGCCCAGGGTCCCAGGTCCAGGGcataggtcagggtcagggacccCCCCAGGCCCAGCTAACCCGCTACCTCAGTAACTTCACCTCCATCATCAGCCACCTGCTGCAGAGTAGTCAGGACAGCAGCACCCCCGACGCTGTGGAGGCCTCCTGGGTCGTCTCACTGGCCCTCAAGGGCCTCTACAACACACTCAAG AAGCACGGCGTTGCTGAGGCCCAGGAGGCCATCCAACAATCCGGTCTGACCCAGCTCCTGGTGAGGAAGTGCAGTAAGGGGACAGGCTTCAGTAAGCTGTGGCTGCTCCGAGACCTGGAGATCCTCTCCATAATGCTCTACTCCTCCAAGAGAGAGATCCACAGCATGGCCCAGGGCCAggacggggagagggaggagaaggagcaaGACAAGGAGCATGACTCGGACCACTCTAGTTGTTGTGCCGACGACCCCGACCCCAACCGGCCTGACCCACTGGAGGGGCTCGACGAAGAGACTAAGATTTGCTTCCAG ATTACCCATGATGCCTTAAACGCGCCCCTGCACATCCTGCGGGCCATGTACGAGCTGCAGATGAAGAGAACGGACTCCTTCTTTCTGGAGGTGCAGAAGAG GTTTGATGGAGACGTGATCAAGACGGACGAGACGATTAGGACGCTGGCTCAGAAGTGGCAGCCCACCAAGAGACCTCGCTCTGAGGAGAGGAGCACCAAGGCCGTGGACACTGACATGATCGTCGTGCCCTGTGTG tCCAAGCCGAGTCACTGTGAGAAGGCTACGGAGGAGACCACGGTGGTGACTCAGAAGCTGATCACCAACACGGAGACTGACCTCCAGCTGAGCTACGCCAAGCAGCGCCGCACCAAGTCCTCCGCCCTGCTGCACAAGGAGCTGGACGCCCGCAGCAACCGCTCTGTCAGACAGTACCTAGTCAAG GTGAACCAGGCCATCGCCACCCTGTATGCCCGCCACGTGCTGGCGTCGCTGCTGGCTGACTGGCCCCAGGGGGCGCCACTGAGTGAGGAGGCTCTGGAGCTGAGCGGGGCATCACACATGGCCTACATCCTGGACATGCTGATGCAGCTGGAGGAACGACCACTCTGGGAGAGG ATTCTACAGAAAGTGCTGGTTGGCTGCAGCCAGAGCATGCTGGGTAGTTTGTCTCTGACAGCGTGTCAGTTCATGGAGGAGCCTGGCATGGCCGTGCAAGTCCGGGAGTCCAAACACCCCTACGACAACAACACTAACTTTGAG gacaagGTGCACATCCCAGGGGCCATCTACCTATCTGTGAAGTTTGACTCCCGCTGTTACACAGAGGAGGGCTGTGATGAACTTATCATGGGCAGCAGCTCTGACTTTCTCCAGGATCTGCACAACTTCAGCGGCTCCCCACAGAAATGGACTGACTTCGAAATCCCTG GGGATACTCTGCACTACAGGTTCATCTCAGACATGAGCAACACAGAGTGGGGATACAAATTCACTGTCACTGGGGGACACAGGGGCCGCTTCCAGACAG GTTTTGAGATCCTAAAACAAATGTTGGCTGACGACCAAGTGCTCAGCCACCTCCCATTGGCTGACATCTGGGAGTGGCAGGTGGGCGTGGCCTGCCGCCAGACCGGGAACCAAAGACTGAAGGCCATCCACCTGTTGCTCCGCCTCCTGCAGTGTCAATCACAGAG gggcTGTGAGCTGACCCTGCTGAGGCCTCTATGGCAGCTGTTCATGACCATGGAGAGCGGTCTGAGTCAGGACCCCACCAGTATCACTGTACTGCTGCCCCTACACAGAGCACTCACGGAGCTCTTCTTCATTgctgaagccagggccatg GAGGAAGGCATTCTCCAGGAGTACCTATTAGCCCTAACCACCAATGAACAGCTCCTAGCCCGCACAGCACTG